A window of the Sabethes cyaneus chromosome 1, idSabCyanKW18_F2, whole genome shotgun sequence genome harbors these coding sequences:
- the LOC128734288 gene encoding uncharacterized protein LOC128734288 isoform X1 has translation MSSVLLHEASTATASLELPNGSPGNSVLQPVCNEDTLYWQQALEALAQKAIVGDTMDAAAKKKKKQPSALEEEQHKDGKQQSSVGSSPCPAVATVSSNDCDEEVTAESEETEENCQASGTNDPEAEEEEQHDCKLFRLSCCCAPCLNHRETIIQLFVEDFEYNTLWERLQLLIKKFYDFIPEQDDSQLYSRYMQLMDKSSLKWLTDGRINTKKNIQISLGSNLPLSNEMTFILVFSMLYTRDPHQLFELLCLQLRSIVRAYSQGLQDLIIESSDGELQYNPSELLNYILDGYDKLCHSANSLSPLLFELQRGHLQQFSLTWCLINKRMYQRFVYLEVQKIVPECILKLKELLFEDEYKTMVCRFIQFDDEMNSTSQMWRDVWSLLHDYHKAKEDSARRKRISSAHSLLLAVKESEFNLCPEILLQKERPIIEWLSLDDRNLLWHYVVYNLKAKWVACTNPRLTASIQNIQCRKCNFALATHYVACDCRTCVIAGGTCLGISKEQLYCAKCSFFKKLDRDYLDYLGEFFNKPLGEKQLQERKQLNGMASSSQSSSGSSSRNEIPLSDLSEGQAGRADASSGTKDGSSSSVVATTASMNVGSIDNTSLYHISWAIFKHLPERSAYTWTTLEPKRFCIFQGEPCKINACRVAINIIAMLYPLNLSKFLIKSYHPLKEEERRKMAENWNIDVKNFMQRFCDDINKRWRTEVADRIHPLHFLDLLWESDDSESTLLSDMASAFAEWFLIDFQFPQRNVIYQYFTKFFLAKGTDIEFDMKCFESVSGSRLFNWSTPASPLRQMIADDMQSKLLGVNWSTILPEEALAAINGDDIAAASATLEVVPPGSVLLAATTTAVMDPIVKLCTDDGTICKDCKECFTDTVDKSEIFEKEIKKPLVEALKLAASNKILETELKTLQKEHSMLKDMVRDLEQIHEQKHSSVREPCKVDSSCTSNSNDGNPNHGCNATSNNIKPINTVKSNGVSETANNAVPKATVSNGGSGSQVAVPSGSASTSGAKPTVNSPAKTMLNQATNTPSKPATLQQQAAAKTTQLGTSSKAAPVGTNPSVAANVTGKVSTKSTSTQAVAATGGTATLPPAATPSTSTSGSGSNAHVIQSKEEHKKTCHRGGATGSEKGDGSCVCYYCTLFGQSVCLECNHNQRTNETRDRLRKKIKQLQSNKDNQQLKSLNLKNIKIPPGGLLKKINTNKSNSTNAVTNNGANGSSSTVPTITKESITSKVEAMKNSNQKMPLANSAAAAGLATSNAKIPMVTAPMSIAKSNLAGAKGAASGKENVQNLPSQQQHQKSAAQSMLKNPPPPPVVEEKSLDDILRFIEGDDDDKNANNKKAAKKVKQKQKKQELKKITELGELSQKFSEFHMEEQKAQKRLQFQQNLKKKDKKQLLEDIRAFEAKKVQLQTDISSLVSSIKDNNPEFSFKLDGSADQTVEKAPVSKGKHEQPAVKQPKSVAPAVEKQQQMPAKLQQNINLLQQQKQRQQQQLLQQHQQSPQHPQQPQHPQQPQHPQQPQHPQQPQQHSPDNVSVDSMRRMVTIKRTFLPHAEPQVTVTAKGPSPDKDQLLYTFINGQLVPPEPATASSSRKNSGSQTVGKKQHQQQQQQQQQQQQQQQQQQQQQQQQQQQQEIQNQLSRMKMKMAFNDAKQISDMIVKSQFTNDTDVWITERLLKLSLKEQSQQQQSMREIDELMQKIQLQQNGNADRKKNAGDIMQLAKRLSEKLAQIRSKAKTSVSEAQAKAASQMLQKIVQKLEMESNGASGADDEGSKKKKKKKKQDKVADEIDEIDKIIAWLDEFQVGTEQKKTDKKPPAEKKLGKVLNRKLSKESISSSGSVQKIKDTKDLKGKAKARPDEVKEPLKKDKETPQKKSLPRKKSEVYIDPEFDNNAFKLLNLDDTESGDEEEYDLQENPPAESEITERPKSPVRSPTPPSPKIEPPKRPPTPPAPVPPVIASSKKLTKKKNEKPKEPPKVQPVAVNKEVKQIKTKENSIPPSVQTVSKNPKNNFGNAANIQSSSVRKPVATVSTATVQPPDKPGQDNSTMSKRKKKLLQKQQEQQSKPNMQSKQQKKQTQQQPQLNSANVRHIDKAIKTADRLVKSPNDRRSKVNIGVDTTLELIGEPGIPPSQPTGRIGGLPQKIPYSFAPGDTAFGISIMDQLSRGIRVEGLQLPPGITLTRVDGAQAEAIKAKRDSIKKICEPMQTIQPEQAVPPVPAQMMMGAPGSVAPGMFMMNPTMAQSASSGQDAVIMVDTNKLKGNSAGDNEKKSSKRNKRKNRSKNKQDPSKDGHSRSDGGKNSKNGNSFVTLRNPMFQNAPQRGGSVPNDPGATSTRSTLGYDQPATIFKNDNGMFTIRNPALHQALSGGVPPSTSGFRPFNTNYLVENGIYPPTGASNATTANYLQQQQHQQQQHLAGNLMPAAGSSNSNAFSPAIEPPRKCSSVIGSEMKNAQKQKQQQQHQHPHALHGSWHQLNGGAGTVPPPATDLYNPLTLGPNPNQRCYSPFESLQYGLTGSQDYMNPQSPSAGYYPLSSPSTMNAIGSERSQARAHAAAAMSSTVNNPSCRRLFGAAGAGAQSCDDPSGPFYDGIAGGPSNHKYDDLSFLQNLQPGQRLNSEVTIHNINESKFLRQQGQNLANDIEITRIPAPGSAVSSSGFNHPPQPTIPHPLLMSPAGSTISNEATPAVSIPGGISPSAANAASTVNLLALNDIETTLFLQKYHQQQMQLQHQLHQQMQQLQLQPLSRQQQQQLIGEFGENIFAPNQMVNLNELESEERDIESFKRFNYYFDPPKNKPKINLNVKDIVANNKKPASGTACTNHNVSSGGGSSSSSSISNDNNPGGVSISEDIQPIRPQAPIGTPSQKGLHQQQSTPVSSVGTGVSTMLYPATSDSPASSASIFDGISSSMSSHAHSCDDLYNDLLTSTGNLSLNLNLNLTQLQQSNSDPIAYDNFGVGGGAPSLSSIGSSSTGGGGGTKPSANELSQSIISN, from the exons ATGTCTTCTGTCCTGCTGCATGAAGCCTCAACAGCAACGGCATCGCTTGAACTGCCAAATGGGAGTCCCGGAAATTCTGTCCTGCAGCCCGTCTGCAACGAGGACACTCTCTATTGGCAGCAAGCGCTGGAAGCATTAGCACAGAAGGCGATTGTTGGCGATACAATGGATGCTGCtgcgaaaaagaaaaagaagcagCCTTCAGCACTGGAGGAAGAACAACATAAGGATGGGAAGCAGCAGTCAAGTGTTGGCAGTAGTCCGTGTCCAGCAGTGGCCACCGTTTCAAGTAATGATTGTGACGAAGAGGTTACTGCTGAAAGCGAGGAAACGGAAGAGAACTGCCAGGCTAGCGGTACAAACGATCCGGAAGCCGAGGAAGAGGAGCAGCACGATTGCAAACTCTTCCGGCTGAGCTGCTGCTGTGCGCCCTGTCTAAACCATCGGGAAACTATTATACAACTGTTTGTAGAGGACTTTGAATACAATACGCTATGGGAAAGGTTGCAGTTACTGATAAAGAAATTCTATGATTTCATACCGGA ACAAGACGACTCGCAGTTGTATAGCCGCTACATGCAGCTGATGGATAAGTCGTCGCTCAAATGGTTAACCGATGGACGGATCAATACGAAGAAAAACATACAGATATCGCTCGGTTCCAATTTGCCCCTGTCGAACGAGATGACGTTTATTCTGGTGTTTAGCATGCTCTACACGCGGGATCCGCATCAGCTGTTCGAGTTGCTCTGTTTGCAGCTGCGGTCGATTGTGCGGGCCTACAGTCAGGGTCTTCAGGATTTGATCATTGAGTCGAGTGATGGAGAATTGCAATATAATCCCTCGGAGTTGCTCAATT ATATTCTCGATGGTTACGATAAGCTTTGCCATTCGGCAAACTCATTGTCTCCACTGTTATTTGAGCTACAACGAGGTCACTTGCAACAATTTTCACTAACGTGGTGTTTGATTAATAAACGTATGTATCAACGGTTTGTCTATCTTGAGGTGCAAAAGATCGTGCCTGAGTGCATACTAAAGCTAAAAGAACTTCTGTTTGAGGACGAATATAAAACAATGGTGTGCCGCTTTATTCAATTTGACGACGAGATGAATTCTACATCGCAGATGTGGCGTGACGTTTGGTCGCTATTGCATGATTATCATAAGGCGAAGGAAGATTCTGCCCGAAGAAAGCGGATCAGTTCAGCTCATTCTTTGCTGCTCGCTGTGAAGGAGTCGGAGTTTAACTTGTGCCCAgaaattttattgcaaaaaGAACGACCTATCATAGAGTGGCTTTCGCTAGATGATCGAAACCTATTGTGGCATTATGTGGTTTACAATTTGAAGGCCAAATGGGTTGCTTGTACGAATCCGAGATTGACTGCTTCCATCCAGAACATTCAGTGTCGAAAATGTAACTTCGCTTTGGCAACGCATTACGT GGCATGTGACTGTCGTACTTGTGTGATTGCTGGTGGCACTTGTCTGGGTATATCCAAGGAGCAGCTGTATTGCGCTAAATGTTCATTCTTTAAAAAGTTGGATCGAGACTATCTAGACTATCTTGGCGAATTCTTTAACAAACCCCTTGGCGAGAAACAATTGCAAGAACGGAAGCAGCTTAACGGTATGGCCAGTTCATCACAGTCGTCTTCTGGGTCAAGTTCAAGAAACGAAATTCCTTTATCCGATTTATCTGAGGGCCAGGCAGGGCGTGCAGATGCATCATCTGGGACAAAAGATGGGTCCAGTTCGTCTGTTGTTGCTACCACTGCTTCTATGAACGTGGGCTCGATCGATAACACTAGTCTCTATCACATTTCTTGGGCCATTTTTAAGCATTTGCCGGAACGAAGTGCGTACACGTGGACAACCCTTGAACCTAAAAGATTTTGCATTTTCCAGGGTGAACCATGCAAGATAAATGCATGTCGTGTAGCAATCAACATAATCGCTATGCTATACCCGTTGAACTTgtcgaaatttcttataaaatcCTACCATCCCCTTAAGGAAGAGGAGCGCAGAAAGATGGCCGAGAATTGGAACATAGATGTAAAGAATTTTATGCAGCGGTTCTGCGATGACATCAACAAACGTTGGCGAACGGAAGTTGCCGATCGGATCCATCCGTTGCATTTCCTGGATCTACTCTGGGAATCCGACGATTCCGAATCGACTCTGCTGAGTGATATGGCATCGGCGTTCGCTGAATGGTTTCTGATTGATTTCCAATTCCCGCAACGTAATGTTATCTATCAGTATTTCACCAAGTTCTTTTTGGCGAAAGGTACCGATATTGAGTTTGACATGAAGTGCTTCGAAAGTGTTAGCGGTTCTCGTTTATTTAACTGGAGTACACCTGCGTCTCCGTTACGGCAAATGATTGCCGATGATATGCAAAGCAAGTTGCTGGGTGTCAACTGGAGTACGATTCTACCGGAAGAAGCCTTGGCGGCTATCAACGGTGATGACATAGCGGCGGCATCTGCGACATTAGAAGTTGTTCCTCCGGGAAGTGTTCTGCTGGCGGCGACCACCACGGCTGTGATGGATCCAATCGTGAAGCTTTGCACCGACGATGGTACCATTTGTAAGGATTGCAAAGAATGCTTCACTGATACGGTTGACAaatcggaaatttttgaaaaagaaattaaaaaaccATTAGTCGAGGCACTTAAACTGGCAGCAAGCAATAA AATACTTGAAACGGAGCTTAAAACACTTCAAAAAGAGCACAGTATGTTAAAAGACATGGTTCGAGATTTGGAGCAGATCCATGAGCAGAAGCACAGCTCTGTTAGAGAGCCGTGTAAAGTGGACAGCAGCTGTACTAGCAATAGCAACGACGGTAACCCTAATCACGGATGTAATGCTACAAGCAACAACATTAAACCAATTAATACAGTTAAAAGCAATGGCGTTAGTGAAACCGCTAATAATGCAGTCCCGAAGGCTACCGTTTCCAATGGCGGAAGTGGGTCTCAAGTGGCTGTCCCAAGTGGTAGCGCTTCGACGTCAGGTGCAAAACCAACTGTTAACAGCCCTGCGAAGACTATGTTGAATCAAGCAACCAATACTCCATCCAAGCCTGCAACTCTACAACAACAGGCTGCTGCAAAAACTACTCAACTGGGGACGTCTTCCAAGGCTGCGCCAGTCGGGACAAATCCTTCAGTGGCTGCAAACGTCACCGGAAAGGTTAGCACTAAATCAACCAGTACTCAAGCTGTTGCTGCTACTGGAGGAACAGCTACATTGCCACCAGCTGCGACCCCCTCTACGAGTACCAGTGGCAGTGGCAGCAATGCACATGTTATCCAATCTAAGGAAGAACATAAGAAAACCTGTCATCGTGGTGGTGCTACCGGAAGCGAAAAGGGCGACGGGTCCTGCGTGTGCTACTACTGTACACTCTTTGGGCAAAGTGTTTGTTTG GAGTGCAATCATAatcagcgaacgaacgaaacgcGCGATCGATtgcgaaagaaaataaaacagctGCAAAGTAACAAGGATAACCAGCAGCTCAAATCTCTAAATCTGAAAAACATCAAGATACCGCCGGGAGGTCTGctgaaaaaaatcaataccaacaAGAGCAATTCGACGAATGCGGTCACTAACAACGGTGCCAATGGTTCTAGCTCGACAGTTCCTACCATCACTAAGGAGTCGATTACGTCCAAGGTGGAAGCAATGAAGAACAGTAACCAGAAGATGCCGCTGGCAAACTCGGCAGCGGCTGCTGGTTTAGCGACATCCAACGCCAAGATTCCGATGGTGACTGCTCCCATGTCGATAGCGAAAAGCAATTTAGCGGGCGCAAAAGGTGCTGCAAGTGGAAAGGAAAATGTTCAAAATTTGCCATCCCAGCAGCAGCACCAAAAGTCTGCCGCTCAAAGCATGCTAAAGAATCCACCACCGCCGCCAGTGGTCGAGGAAAAGTCGCTCGATGATATTCTACGGTTTATCGAGGGCGACGATGACGATAAGAATGCGAATAATAAGAAAGCAGCCAAAAAagtcaaacaaaaacaaaagaagcaAGAGCTGAAGAAAATAACCGAATTGGGAGAGCTAAGTCAAAAATTTTCCGAATTTCATATGGAAGAGCAAAAAGCTCAGAAAAGGTTGCAGTTTCAGCAGAATCtaaaaaagaaagacaaaaaacagCTACTGGAAGATATTAGGGCGTTCGAGGCGAAAAAGGTGCAACTGCAAACAGATATCAGTAGTCTTGTGTCGAGCATTAAAGACAACAATCCTGAGTTCAGCTTTAAACTGGATGGAAGCGCAGATCAAACCGTTGAAAAGGCACCGGTTTCAAAGGGTAAACACGAACAACCGGCAGTAAAGCAGCCGAAGTCAGTTGCCCCAGCAGTTGAGAAACAGCAGCAGATGCCTGCCAAACTGCAGCAGAACATTAATCTTTTACAGCAGCAGAAGCaacgccagcagcagcagcttctCCAACAGCATCAGCAATCCCCACAACATCCGCAACAGCCACAACATCCGCAACAGCCACAACATCCGCAACAGCCACAACATCCGCAACAGCCACAACAACATTCGCCAGACAACGTTAGTGTAGACTCAATGCGAAGAATGGTAACCATAAAGCGAACCTTTCTGCCACATGCAGAACCACAGGTTACCGTTACCGCTAAGGGACCTTCTCCCGACAAGGATCAGTTGCTGTACACGTTCATTAATGGTCAGTTAGTGCCACCAGAGCCAGCTACTGCTTCATCTAGCCGCAAAAATAGTGGTTCGCAAACGGTAGGCAAAAAACAGcaccaacaacagcaacagcaacagcagcagcaacaacaacaacaacaacaacaacagcaacaacaacaacaacaacagcaacagcaagaaATTCAAAATCAGCTAAGCCGAATGAAGATGAAGATGGCATTCAATGATGCCAAGCAAATCAGTGACATGATTGTTAAGAGTCAGTTTACGAACGATACTGACGTTTGGATTACGGAACGTTTGCTCAAGCTCAGCCTGAAAGAACAGTCACAACAGCAACAGTCGATGCGGGAGATAGATGAACTGATGCAAAAGATACAGCTGCAGCAGAATGGCAACGCGGATCGGAAAAAGAACGCTGGCGACATCATGCAGCTGGCAAAACGGCTGTCGGAAAAGTTGGCTCAGATCAGGAGCAAAGCGAAGACCTCCGTTAGTGAAGCACAAGCGAAGGCCGCTTCGCAAATGTTGCAGAAGATCGTGCAGAAATTAGAAATGGAATCTAATGGAGCAAGCGGTGCAGACGACGAGGGCtctaagaaaaagaagaagaaaaagaagcagGATAAGGTTGCGGACGAGATCGATGAGATTGATAAAATTATTGCCTGGCTTGACGAGTTTCAAGTCGGAACGGAGCAAAAGAAAACGGACAAAAAGCCAccggcagaaaaaaaattaggtaAAGTTTTAAACCGCAAGCTTAGCAAAGAATCAATCAGTTCCAGTGGCAGTGTTCAGAAAATTAAGGACACTAAGGACCTTAAGGGAAAGGCAAAAGCTAGACCTGACGAAGTCAAGGAACCATTGAAGAAGGACAAAGAAACACCACAGAAGAAATCGTTGCCTCGCAAGAAAAGCGAGGTCTACATCGATCCGGAGTTTGACAATAACGCATTCAAGCTACTGAATTTGGACGATACCGAGTCGGGTGATGAGGAAGAATATGATTTGCAGGAAAATCCGCCAGCTGAATCTGAGATTACGGAACGACCGAAGTCGCCAGTAAGGTCACCAACACCTCCCTCACCGAAAATTGAGCCACCGAAGCGACCGCCGACACCTCCTGCTCCAGTGCCGCCGGTTATAGCCAGTAGCAAAAAACTTactaaaaagaaaaatgaaaaaccgaaAGAGCCCCCTAAGGTTCAGCCTGTTGCTGTGAACAAGGAGGTTAAACAAATCAAAACTAAAGAAAATTCTATCCCGCCATCGGTAcaaaccgtttcaaaaaatccgAAAAACAACTTCGGAAATGCTGCAAATATACAATCGTCCAGTGTTAGAAAACCGGTCGCTACGGTCTCAACTGCAACTGTACAACCTCCAGACAAACCAGGACAAGACAATTCGACCATGTCTAAACGTAAAAAGAAGCTTCTTCAAAAGCAGCAGGAACAGCAGTCTAAGCCGAATATGCAATCCAAACAGCAGAAGAAACAGACACAGCAACAACCACAACTTAATTCAGCCAACGTTCGACATATTGACAAAGCAATCAAAACCGCCGATCGTTTGGTAAAATCACCGAACGATCGACGGTCGAAGGTGAATATCGGTGTTGACACGACGTTGGAACTGATAGGCGAACCAGGTATTCCACCGTCGCAACCAACAGGTAGAATAGGTGGCCTACCGCAAAAGATTCCTTATAGCTTTGCACCAGGCGATACGGCATTCGGGATAAGTATAATGGACCAGTTAAGCCGAGGAATACGAGTTGAAGGGCTGCAGTTGCCTCCGGGCATCACGCTTACGCGTGTTGATGGAGCGCAAGCGGAAGCCATTAAAGCCAAACGTGACTCGATCAAGAAGATTTGTGAGCCAATGCAAACCATTCAACCGGAACAAGCGGTACCGCCAGTTCCGGCTCAGATGATGATGGGCGCACCCGGTAGTGTTGCACCTGGTATGTTCATGATGAACCCAACGATGGCTCAGTCGGCTTCCTCAGGCCAAGATGCTGTCATTATGGTCGACACTAATAAGCTGAAGGGAAATTCCGCTGGTGATAATGAGAAAAAATCGAGCAAAAGAAACAAACGGAAGAATAGGAGCAAAAACAAACAAGACCCTTCGAAGGATGGCCATTCGAGATCGGATGGCGGTAAAAATTCGAAGAATGGTAACAGCTTTGTGACTCTCCGCAATCCGATGTTTCAAAATGCTCCGCAACGGGGTGGTTCTGTTCCAAACGATCCGGGGGCTACCAGTACCCGTTCAACGCTAGGATACGATCAGCCTGCAACCATTTTCAAGAACGATAATGGAATGTTTACCATCCGCAATCCAGCTTTGCATCAGGCCTTATCCGGAGGTGTGCCGCCTTCGACCAGTGGATTCAGACCATTCAATACCAACTATTTGGTCGAGAATGGAATTTATCCGCCGACTGGAGCGTCTAACGCAACGACGGCAAACTAtcttcaacagcagcagcatcagcagcaacagcatCTTGCCGGAAATTTAATGCCAGCAGCAGGGTCGAGTAATTCG AATGCATTTTCACCGGCAATAGAACCACCTCGCAAGTGCAGTTCCGTCATAGGCAGTGAGATGAAGAATGCTCAGAAACagaagcaacaacagcaacatcaACATCCACACGCCCTTCATGGTTCGTGGCATCAGCTAAATGGGGGTGCCGGTACTGTTCCACCGCCGGCCACTGATTTGTATAATCCGCTCACGCTTGGACCGAATCCGAATCAGCGATGCTACTCACCTTTTGAAAGTTTGCAGTACGGGTTGACCGGAAGCCAGGATTATATGAATCCGCAGAGTCCGTCGGCTGGCTATTATCCACTTAGCTCTCCTTCAACTATGAATGCAATCGGATCTGAGCGGTCACAAGCAAGAGCGCATGCTGCCGCTGCTATGTCCTCCACGGTCAACAACCCTAGCTGTCGAAGGCTATTTGGCGCGGCTGGTGCTGGTGCACAATCTTGTGACGATCCGTCGGGTCCTTTCTACGATGGGATTGCTGGTGGTCCATCAAATCATAAATATGatgatttgtcttttttgcaaAATCTGCAACCTGGTCAAAGGTTGAATAGTGAG GTAACAATCCACAACATTAACGAATCTAAGTTTTTGCGTCAGCAGGGACAAAATTTGGCCAACGACATAGAGATTACACGAATACCAGCCCCAGGAAGCGCCGTCTCATCATCTGGTTTTAATCATCCACCACAGCCAACCATACCGCATCCGTTGCTAATGTCACCGGCTGGTTCAACGATAAGCAACGAAGCGACTCCAGCTGTTTCGATTCCAGGCGGAATTTCGCCAAGCGCTGCGAATGCGGCTTCAACGGTAAATCTCCTCGCACTGAACGATATTGAAACCACACTATTTTTGCAAAAATACCATCAACAGCAAATGCAATTGCAGCATCAGTTACATCAACAAATGCAGCAACTCCAGCTACAACCCTTGAgtcgccagcagcagcagcagctaatTGGAGAATTCGGAG AAAATATCTTCGCTCCGAATCAAATGGTCAATCTAAACGAGTTGGAATCGGAGGAACGTGATATTGAATCATTCAAACGGTTCAATTATTACTTCGATCCGCCAAAGAATAAGCCTAAAATCAATCTGAATGTAAAGGATATTGTGGCGAATAATAAAAAGCCGGCTAGTGGCACTGCCTGCACCAACCACAATGTTTCCAGCGGcggtggcagcagcagcagcagtagtatcAGTAACGATAACAACCCTGGTGGTGTGAGCATAAGCGAAGATATACAACCGATTCGGCCACAGGCACCTATCGGGACACCTTCTCAGAAAGGTCTTCATCAGCAACAGAGTACACCTGTGTCGTCCGTCGGTACGGGAGTCTCTACGATGCTCTACCCGGCAACCTCGGACAGCCCGGCCTCATCGGCGTCAATCTTCGATGGAATCTCGTCGTCGATGAGTAGCCACGCGCACTCTTGTGATGATTTGTACAACGATTTGCTCACCTCGACGGGCAATCTgagtttgaatttgaatttgaacctTACCCAGCTGCAGCAGTCCAACTCGGATCCCATAGCATACGATAATTTTGGCGTGGGTGGCGGGGCACCCAGTTTGAGCAGCATTGGTAGTTCTTCCACCGGTGGAGGCGGAGGGACGAAACCCTCGGCTAATGAGCTGTCTCAAAGTATTATCAGCAATTGA